In Oryza brachyantha chromosome 2, ObraRS2, whole genome shotgun sequence, a single window of DNA contains:
- the LOC102719735 gene encoding ADP-ribosylation factor-like isoform X1: MGQALRRLFDAFFSTREMRVVMLGLDAAGKTTILYRLHMGEVLSTVPTVGFNVEKVQYKNVVFTVWDVGGQEKLRPLWKMYLSNSDALIYVVDSLDRERIIDARQEFQTIIKDPLMANSIILVFANKQDLRGSMSPDEVSEGLGLHELKNRIWHIQGTCALRGEGLYDGLDWLASTLKQLQETGHATSVAGPSI; this comes from the exons ATGGGGCAAGCTCTGCGGCGGCTCTTCGACGCCTTCTTCTCCACCAGGGAGATGCGG GTTGTGATGCTTGGTTTGGATGCAGCTGGCAAAACAACAATTCTGTATAGGCTGCACATGGGAGAGGTTCTTTCAACGGTTCCTACAGTAG GTTTTAACGTAGAGAAGGTTCAGTACAAGAATGTTGTATTTACCGTGTGGGATGTTGGTGGGCAAGAAAAACTCAGGCCATTATGGAAGATGTACCTCAGTAATTCTGATGCACTG ATCTATGTTGTTGATTCATTGGACAGAGAAAGAATTATAGATGCCAGACAAGAATTCCAG ACCATTATCAAGGACCCACTGATGGCAAACAGCATTATCTTAgtatttgcaaacaaacagGACCTG AGAGGTTCAATGAGCCCAGATGAGGTGAGCGAGGGGCTAGGTCTGCATGAACTTAAGAACAGGATATGGCATATACAAGGGACATGCGCTCTCCGTGGTGAGGGACTCTATGATGGGCTTGATTGGCTGGCATCTACCCTGAAGCAATTGCAAGAGACAGGCCATGCAACTTCAGTTGCTGGTCCTTCCATCTGA
- the LOC102719735 gene encoding ADP-ribosylation factor-like isoform X2 produces MLGLDAAGKTTILYRLHMGEVLSTVPTVGFNVEKVQYKNVVFTVWDVGGQEKLRPLWKMYLSNSDALIYVVDSLDRERIIDARQEFQTIIKDPLMANSIILVFANKQDLRGSMSPDEVSEGLGLHELKNRIWHIQGTCALRGEGLYDGLDWLASTLKQLQETGHATSVAGPSI; encoded by the exons ATGCTTGGTTTGGATGCAGCTGGCAAAACAACAATTCTGTATAGGCTGCACATGGGAGAGGTTCTTTCAACGGTTCCTACAGTAG GTTTTAACGTAGAGAAGGTTCAGTACAAGAATGTTGTATTTACCGTGTGGGATGTTGGTGGGCAAGAAAAACTCAGGCCATTATGGAAGATGTACCTCAGTAATTCTGATGCACTG ATCTATGTTGTTGATTCATTGGACAGAGAAAGAATTATAGATGCCAGACAAGAATTCCAG ACCATTATCAAGGACCCACTGATGGCAAACAGCATTATCTTAgtatttgcaaacaaacagGACCTG AGAGGTTCAATGAGCCCAGATGAGGTGAGCGAGGGGCTAGGTCTGCATGAACTTAAGAACAGGATATGGCATATACAAGGGACATGCGCTCTCCGTGGTGAGGGACTCTATGATGGGCTTGATTGGCTGGCATCTACCCTGAAGCAATTGCAAGAGACAGGCCATGCAACTTCAGTTGCTGGTCCTTCCATCTGA